Proteins from a genomic interval of Gluconacetobacter diazotrophicus PA1 5:
- the guaB gene encoding IMP dehydrogenase — translation MSSPHNPLSHPRVDDRIREALAFDDVLVVPAESNVLPGQTSTKSRLTRRIGLNIPLISSAMDTVTEDAMAIAMAQQGGMGVIHKNLSVEEQAEQVRRVKRFESGMVVNPVTVWPDQTLADVNAIMSRHGISGLPVIERETKRLVGMLTNRDVRFATDPALRVDSLMTRENLVTVGADVGHDQARQLLHRHRIEKLLVVDDEGRCVGLITVKDIEKAVLHPLANKDEMGRLRCAAATGVGEDGFTRARALIEAGVDVVVVDTAHGHSSGVLDTVARVKAVDDRIQVVAGNVATPEAAVALIEAGADCVKIGIGPGSICTTRVVAGVGVPQFSAVLETSAACHELDVPAIADGGIRTSGDIVKAIGAGADVVMIGSLLAGTEEAPGEVFLYEGRSYKSYRGMGSLGAMARGSADRYFQQEIKETHKMVPEGIEGRVAYKGGMDAVVHQLVGGLRAGMGYTGSATIADLQVRARFRRITGAGLRESHVHDVAITREAPNYRRD, via the coding sequence ATGTCTTCGCCCCATAATCCGCTATCCCATCCGCGCGTCGACGATCGCATCCGCGAGGCGCTGGCGTTCGACGACGTTCTGGTCGTCCCGGCGGAATCCAATGTCCTGCCCGGACAGACCTCGACGAAAAGCCGCCTGACGCGCCGCATCGGCCTGAATATCCCGCTGATTTCCTCGGCCATGGACACGGTGACCGAGGACGCGATGGCCATCGCCATGGCGCAGCAGGGCGGCATGGGCGTGATCCACAAGAATCTGAGCGTCGAGGAACAGGCCGAGCAGGTCCGGCGCGTGAAGCGTTTCGAATCCGGCATGGTCGTCAATCCGGTGACGGTGTGGCCCGACCAGACCCTGGCCGACGTCAATGCGATCATGTCGCGCCACGGCATCAGCGGCCTGCCGGTGATCGAGCGCGAGACCAAGCGGCTGGTCGGCATGCTGACCAACCGCGACGTCCGCTTCGCCACCGATCCCGCCCTGCGCGTGGATTCGCTGATGACGCGGGAAAACCTGGTGACCGTCGGCGCCGATGTCGGCCACGACCAGGCGCGGCAGTTGCTGCACCGCCACCGGATCGAGAAGCTGCTGGTAGTCGATGACGAAGGGCGCTGCGTCGGACTGATCACCGTCAAGGACATCGAAAAGGCGGTCCTGCACCCGCTGGCCAACAAGGATGAGATGGGGCGCCTGCGCTGCGCCGCCGCGACCGGCGTGGGCGAGGACGGGTTCACCCGCGCCCGGGCGCTGATCGAGGCCGGGGTGGATGTCGTGGTCGTCGATACCGCGCACGGCCATTCCTCGGGCGTGCTGGACACGGTGGCGCGGGTCAAGGCGGTGGATGACCGGATCCAGGTCGTCGCCGGCAACGTCGCGACGCCCGAGGCCGCCGTGGCGCTGATCGAGGCCGGGGCCGACTGCGTGAAGATCGGCATCGGCCCGGGGTCGATCTGCACCACGCGGGTCGTGGCCGGCGTGGGCGTGCCGCAGTTCAGCGCGGTGCTGGAAACCTCGGCCGCGTGCCATGAGCTGGACGTGCCAGCCATCGCCGATGGCGGCATACGGACGTCGGGCGACATCGTCAAGGCGATCGGGGCCGGGGCGGACGTGGTCATGATCGGCTCGCTGCTGGCCGGGACCGAGGAAGCGCCGGGCGAGGTGTTCCTGTATGAAGGCCGGTCCTACAAATCCTATCGCGGGATGGGCAGCCTGGGCGCCATGGCGCGCGGCTCGGCGGACCGGTATTTCCAGCAGGAGATCAAGGAAACCCACAAGATGGTCCCCGAGGGGATCGAGGGGCGCGTCGCCTACAAGGGCGGCATGGACGCCGTGGTGCACCAACTGGTCGGTGGCCTGCGCGCCGGCATGGGCTATACCGGGTCGGCCACGATCGCGGACCTGCAGGTTCGTGCGCGTTTCCGCCGCATCACGGGGGCGGGACTGCGCGAAAGCCACGTCCATGACGTGGCGATCACGCGCGAGGCGCCGAATTACCGCCGCGACTGA